A window from Amblyomma americanum isolate KBUSLIRL-KWMA chromosome 7, ASM5285725v1, whole genome shotgun sequence encodes these proteins:
- the LOC144099130 gene encoding uncharacterized protein LOC144099130 translates to MSSTTPICRCRVLYLGSAVPHITKDGLQGIQEPLRELYPEQGPLSARGIDSWLSVWSNGLLLENVDESLRQHVRFFPIETLHYCAAVRYVMVPGSSGTERVEKFLPLDSPFARHAGPQQPPLFACILRRTTGIKVLECHAFICKKEAAANALVRCCFHAYADCTYAKQLEENPYALDGPPRRAQSVVGLDTVQKVEAWRHQQSEPTTSNGVPHANGGSILLDDDTEDDEGNYKVWTGPAPRELVYMDTSGTLRSVQSTAATQSRMSRPRQLAIPSRPPPPPLPPLPPPSSSKANGHKEQSKSKKKSKSKSSNSSPQQPPLPMPPPHLNGYSVISGYSGNHPPPPMMIHSERMRRPPERPMLYSAEEPSYVPAVRAMSPTASYQPGMFPHEQYFMQNYSTAPRPHGGKHRGGEHPPSSKPGKEHRRSNGHHDEAAAVDGDSPFNTGIYRRKGHLNERAFSYSIRQEHRSRSNSLANLHFLNGAPDGSGDPGPSGMDKKDRELAQLVGDLDLRDNGGYGGPSHRPVTPDTNFTRKKASSKNYAW, encoded by the coding sequence ATGTCCTCAACGACGCCGATCTGCCGCTGCCGGGTCCTCTACCTGGGCTCAGCCGTCCCGCACATCACCAAGGACGGCCTTCAGGGCATCCAGGAGCCACTGCGCGAGCTCTACCCTGAGCAGGGGCCGCTGTCTGCTCGAGGCATTGACTCTTGGCTCAGCGTGTGGAGCAACGGTCTTCTCCTAGAGAACGTGGACGAGTCCCTGCGCCAGCATGTGCGTTTTTTTCCAATCGAGACCTTGCACTACTGCGCCGCCGTGCGCTACGTCATGGTGCCGGGATCAAGCGGAACGGAACGCGTGGAGAAGTTTCTGCCACTCGACAGCCCGTTCGCGAGGCATGCGGGGCCGCAGCAGCCTCCGCTCTTTGCTTGCATCCTGAGGAGGACGACGGGTATCAAGGTACTCGAATGTCACGCATTCATATGTAAGAAGGAGGCTGCGGCCAACGCTCTCGTACGTTGTTGCTTCCACGCGTACGCCGACTGCACGTACGCCAAGCAATTGGAAGAAAACCCATACGCACTGGATGGGCCCCCGCGGCGAGCTCAGTCCGTTGTCGGTCTGGACACCGTGCAAAAAGTTGAGGCATGGCGCCACCAGCAATCTGAGCCCACCACCAGCAACGGAGTGCCGCACGCAAACGGCGGCTCCATCCTTCTTGACGACGATACTGAAGATGACGAAGGAAACTACAAGGTCTGGACCGGGCCAGCACCCAGAGAGCTCGTGTACATGGACACCAGTGGAACGCTGCGAAGCGTCCAGTCGACAGCCGCCACGCAGTCCAGGATGTCTCGTCCTCGGCAGCTAGCCATCCCTTCTCGACCACCGCCTCCTCCGCTGCCGCCACTTCCGCCTCCCAGCTCTAGTAAGGCGAACGGCCACAAGGAGCAGTCAAAGTCGAAGAAAAAGTCAAAGTCCAAGTCCTCCAATTCGTCTCCTCAGCAGCCGCCGCTGCCCATGCCACCTCCTCACCTCAACGGCTACAGCGTCATATCGGGTTACAGCGGCAACCATCCACCGCCGCCCATGATGATCCACTCTGAGCGAATGCGTAGGCCTCCCGAGAGGCCCATGTTGTACAGCGCCGAGGAGCCGTCGTACGTCCCCGCGGTGCGAGCCATGAGCCCGACGGCCTCCTACCAGCCAGGCATGTTCCCGCACGAGCAGTACTTCATGCAGAACTACAGCACGGCGCCCCGTCCTCACGGAGGGAAGCACAGGGGAGGCGAACACCCGCCGTCCTCTAAGCCCGGCAAGGAGCACAGGCGCAGCAACGGCCACCACGACGAGGCTGCTGCGGTGGACGGTGACTCCCCTTTCAACACGGGCATCTACCGCAGGAAGGGCCACCTCAACGAGCGGGCCTTCTCTTACTCTATTCGACAGGAGCATCGCTCGAGGTCCAACAGCCTCGCCAACCTTCACTTCCTTAATGGCGCTCCTGACGGCAGCGGCGATCCTGGACCTTCCGGCATGGATAAGAAGGACAGGGAACTGGCTCAGCTTGTCGGTGACCTCGACTTAAGGGACAACGGCGGCTACGGTGGTCCATCCCACAGGCCCGTCACGCCGGACACAAACTTTACGAGGAAGAAGGCCTCGTCCAAGAACTACGCTTGGTGA